A single Cyprinus carpio isolate SPL01 chromosome A20, ASM1834038v1, whole genome shotgun sequence DNA region contains:
- the LOC109048957 gene encoding crooked neck-like protein 1: MASTAAGKQRIPKVAKVKNKAPAEVQITAEQLLREAKERELELLPPPPKQKITDAEELNDYKLKKRKGFEDNIRKNRTVISNWIKYAQWEESLKEVQRARSIYERALDVDHRNITLWLKYAEMEMKNRQVNHARNIWDRAITILPRVNQFWYKYTYMEEMLGNIAGCRQVFERWMEWEPEEQAWHSYINFELRYKEVDKSRSIYEKFVMVHPEVKNWIKYANFEEKHGYIALARKVFERAVEFFGEEHISENLYVAFSRFEEKQKEFERVRIIYKYALDRVPKQQAQELFKNYTVFEKRFGDRRGIEDVIVSKRRFQYEEEVKANPHNYDAWFDYLRLVESDTDADTVREVYERAIANTPPIQEKRHWRRYIYLWINYALYEELEVKDPERTRQVYQACLELIPHKKFTFAKIWLLYAQFEIRQKNLQNARRGLGTAIGKCPKNKVFKGYIELELQLREFDRCRKLYEKYLEFSPENCTTWIKFAELETILGDSDRARAIFELAIGQPRLDMPEVLWKSYIDFEIEQEEYENTRGLYKRLLQRTQHVKVWISYGQFELSIDSDDRIQRCRQIYEEANKSMQGCEEKEERLMLLESWREFEDEFGSLANKERVRKLLPEKVKKRRKITAEDGSDAGWEEYYDYIFPEDAANQPNLKLLAMAKMWKKQQQEDEEEQEEEEQQVPQGKEAQENSEPEEQGPAGHREEPENEYDDRDDESSSSSDSESDDGDREDDKDKTEETKADTEKL, encoded by the exons ATGGCGTCCACCGCGGCGGGTAAACAGAGAATTCCGAAAGTCGCGAag GTGAAGAATAAAGCCCCAGCAGAGGTGCAGATCACCGCAGAGCAGCTGCTCAGAGAGGCGAAGGAGAGAGAGCTAGAGCTGCTGCCTCCTCCACCCAAACAGAAGATCACTGATGCAGAAGAGCTCAACGACTATAAACTGAAGAAGAGGAAG GGGTTTGAAGACAACATCAGGAAGAACAGAACTGTCATCAGCAACTGGATCAAGTACGCACAATGGGAGGAGAGCCTGAAGGAGGTCCAGAG AGCTCGCTCCATCTACGAGCGTGCGCTCGACGTGGATCACCGCAACATCACACTGTGGCTGAAGTATGCAGAGATGGAGATGAAGAACCGGCAGGTGAATCACGCTCGCAACATCTGGGACCGAGCCATCACCATCCTGCCCCGTGTCAATCAGTTCTG GTACAAGTATACCTATATGGAGGAGATGCTGGGGAACATTGCCGGCTGTAGGCAGGTGTTTGAGCGCTGGATGGAGTGGGAGCCAGAGGAGCAGGCCTGGCATTCCTACATCAACTTTGAGCTGCGCTATAAGGAAGTGGACAAATCCCGCAGCATCTATGAGAAAT TCGTGATGGTCCATCCTGAAGTGAAGAACTGGATCAAGTACGCTAACTTCGAAGAGAAGCACGGCTACATCGCTCTGGCGAGGAAGGTGTTCGAGAGAGCTGTAGAGTTTTTTGGTGAGGAGCATATCAGCGAGAACCTCTACGTGGCTTTTTCCAGATTTGAGGAGAAGCAGAAAGAG TTTGAGAGAGTTCGCATCATCTATAAATACGCTTTGGACAGAGTCCCCAAGCAACAGGCCCAGGAGCTGTTTAAGAACTACACTGTGTTTGAGAAGAGGTTTGGAGACAGGAGAGGAATCGAGGACGTGATTGTCAGCAAAAGGAGGTTTCAGTATGAAGAGGAAGTCAAG GCAAACCCACACAATTACGATGCCTGGTTTGATTACCTGCGGCTGGTGGAGAGTGACACCGATGCAGACACGGTTAGAGAAGTGTACGAGAGAGCCATAGCCAACACACCCCCCATCCAAGAGAAGAGACACTGGAGACGCTACATCTACCTGTGGATTAACTACGCTCTCTACGAGGAGCTGGAGGTCAAG GACCCTGAGAGAACGAGGCAGGTGTACCAGGCATGTCTGGAGCTTATACCACACAAAAAG TTTACGTTTGCCAAGATTTGGCTCTTATATGCGCAGTTTGAAATCCGACAAAAAAACCTCCAGAATGCTAGACGTGGCCTG GGCACAGCCATTGGAAAGTGTCCCAAAAACAAAGTGTTCAAAGGCTACATCGAGCTGGAGCTACAGCTGAGAGAGTTTGACCGCTGCAGGAAGCTCTACGAGAAGTATCTGGAGTTCAGTCCAGAAAACTGCACCACCTGGATCAAGTTTGCCGAGCTGGAGACCATCCTGGGAGACTCAGACCGGGCCAGAGCCATATTTGAACTGGCTATTGGACAACCGCGACTCGACATGCCAGAG GTGCTGTGGAAGTCATACATTGACTTTGAGATCGAGCAAGAAGAGTACGAGAACACACGAGGACTTTATAAAAGACTGTTACAGCGTACCCAACATGTCAAA GTCTGGATCAGCTATGGCCAGTTTGAGCTGTCCATCGACAGTGACGACCGCATACAGAGATGCAGACAGATCTACGAGGAAGCCAATAAGAGTATGCAGGGCTGTGAGGAGAAAGAGGAACGTCTGATGCTCCTGGAGTCCTGGAGAGAATTTGAGGACGAGTTCGGATCGTTGGCCAACAAGGAGAGAGTCCGGAAACTCCTGCCTGAGAaggtgaagaagaggaggaagatcaCAGCAGAGGATGGG TCGGATGCAGGTTGGGAAGAATATTACGACTACATCTTCCCCGAGGACGCGGCCAACCAGCCCAACCTCAAACTGCTGGCCATGGCCAAGATGTGGAAGAAACAGCAgcaggaggatgaggaagagcaGGAAGAAGAAGAACAGCAGGTTCCACAAGGGAAGGAAGCACAAGAGAATTCAGAACCGGAGGAGCAGGGACCTGCAGGCCACAGAGAAGAGCCCGAAAATGAGTATGACGATCGGGACgatgagagcagcagcagcagcgacaGCGAGAGTGATGATGGCGACCGTGAAGATGACAAAGACAAGACGGAAGAAACAAAAGCAGACACAGAAAAACTCTAA